The following DNA comes from Chitinophaga nivalis.
TTCGCAAATGGCTTTTTCCAGCTCTTTCGCTTTCCAAACACCTTTACGTGGTCCATCAAATCCGTAACGCATCATAATACCGGTCTCCAGTACATCGTTTACTTCTTTCCTTTCTTCGGGGCCAAATAGTTCATATCCGGGCATAAACTGTTGATTTTAAAATATAATTAATGAATCCCTTAAAAATAGTGTTGCAAAGTTACTATAAACAGTGTTGCGTTACATCCTAAAAACTGTTTATCTTTTGCTAAAAATTTAACATGCGTTTTATCTTGTACCTTATCCTGTTGGGCACTTTCGCCGGATGGCCACTGCAAAAGCTGCAGGCACAACAGGATACCAGACAGCAAATAGCTACCCTCCTCTCTGTACAATCCGGCGCCTGGAATAAAGGCGACCTGCAGACATTCATGGGCACCTACTGGCAATCCGACTCCTTACTGTTCATTGGCAAAAACGGCATCACCTATGGCTGGCAGGCCACACTTGACCGCTACAAAAAAAGCTATCCGGATACCACGGCCATGGGTAAACTGGATTTCAAACTGCTGGAATGCAAGCCGCTGTCAAAAGACGTTTGCCTCGTAATAGGCCGCTGGCATCTGGAACGTAGCATCGGCGACCTCCAGGGACATTTCAGCCTGGTACTGAAAAAAATAAACGGCGTCTGGAAAATCATTGCAGATCATAGCTCCTGATTCCTTTATCAGGGTACCTTACGCCCCGCGCGAGCTAACTCGCGCGGGGCGTAAGGCATCAATAAAAAACCATCCTAAGAGTAGGATGGCCGCTATACACCACAACATTAAAGAAGAAAGGTTCTCCTTTTAGTTAAATATGTAAATCCGGGGTCACCGGAAAAATTGCTCTGGAATCATGCGGCCATTACAAGACCGCTACCTACCGGCAACAAATGCTGTTCCAACCGATAACCAGTGGCTTACAGCCCCCTCACTTCTCCTATACGGGGCATCTGTTCCCCGTACATGACAGGCAAACTGGGAAAGGAATACTACAAACAACTGCAACTAAACGGCAGATCACGTTAACAAGCAATTCACAAAATCACAGCAGCATTTTTCAATACAACATACTATCTTCGGCCCCGTTAATAATTTTAATCCATCCCCTGCGATCAACCATCGTATAGTTTTAATCCTGATCCTCCCGAAACCGTTTACATTTTATTCCAGATCCTGTTTAGAACCCGGTTTTTATTCATTAATAACTTTCAACTGGTTATGCCCGGGAAAATTATGTCTATCGCCGTTATACCGGCTTTTTTAATTGTTACCAGCTGCAAAAAAGAAGCAGCTGTGCTACCCCTTACCCCTGTTACCACTACAGCTGATACTGTTACTGTACCCGAAAACAAAGTAGATCGCAACGCCCTGTTACAACTGGTCAATGGATTACGCAGCAGGGGCTGTAAATGCGGAGGGGAATCAATGCCCGCCGTGTCTCCCCTCACCTGGAACGGACAGCTCGAAAGGGCAGCCTACGACCACAGTAAAGACATGTCGCTCCTGCAGTATTTCGACCACAATGGCCGCAACGGCAGTACGCCCGGATCCCGTTTGGATGTCGCCGGCTACAAATGGATGGTATACGGAGAAAATATTGCGACTGGCAATATGGATGAACAGGCAGTGGTATTGGGCTGGCTCACCAGTCCCCTGCATTGTAAAAATATGATGGATGCCCGCTTCAATGAACTGGGCGCAGGGCGTCACGACAAGATGTGGACCCTGGAACTGGGCAGCAGAAGTTCCGGCAAATAATCAGGGGGCGCTCATCTTTTTACGCCATAAACGCCAGATAAAATAAATATAGGCGATGAGGGTGAGCGTCATCCAGGTATAAAAAAAGAACAGCCTGCCGGGAGTGGATTCCGCCGGCACACCAAAGCCCAGGTACAAACCCAGGAAAATATTGATCAGCATCCAGAACATCCCGATAAAGATGGTACGCATAATCTTTATGAGAAAGGAAAACAACTCATAATCCATCTTATTGGGATCTTCTGGTGGTTGTTCTTGTTCTTCGGGTTCAGTCATCATTGCTTTTATATCTGCAAAATTAAGGAATACACAGTCTCGCCAGGTCAGTGCTATCGCCTTTAAAAACATTAAAATCTACCGTGGTGCGGATCCCGTTTACCCGGCCAATATCGCTATGCTGCCAAAAGAGCCACGCCCTGCCGGAGCGCGGCCGTTCTTTCTGGTAGTAATGCGCCAGCCACAGCGGATACTCATCAAATTCATCGCCAAGATAGGTTTCATAGAAATGTATGTTGGTGTAGATGATCGGTTTTACTTTATAGGCCTTTTCCATTTCTTCCAGCCAGATCCTGGCAGTGCTGCGGATGACAGCAGCCGGCTGGTTATTGTGTGTTTCGATATCCAGTACCGGTGGCAGATCACCCGATTGCAGGTCTACCACATTCTGAAAGTTGATCGCCTGTTTAATCGGATCCCGGGTGGCATAAAAAAAGTGATAGGCCCCTCTTACCAATCCTGCTTTACCGGCCCGCTCCCAGTTATGCTTAAAGGCAATATCCTGCCGCGTAATACCTTCCGTCGCCTTTATAAAAGCAAAGGATATACGAATTTTATCCACCTGCATCTGTTTTACAGCAGGCCAGTTGATATCTTTCTGAAACTTAGACACGTCAATGCCGTGAATTTTATAATTCACAGGCATATCAATCCCGAATTCTTCATAACGAACAAACACAATATGTTTTTCCCGATAACGCCACCAGACAAAAGCCGCTACGGCCAGTAAAATGATGACAGCTCCGATCCAGATCCTTTTCACGTTGTTTTAGTTAGTTGCAGGGTAATCGGGCAGGCATCCTATTGCTTGATAAGTACTTCCAACCCTTTTTTACAGCAAGTATAGGCTATAATTTGTTTAAAGGAGCTACTTTTACATAGGTCAAGCGATTTTTTATGCCGGATTTTAATTTGAATGATACCCTGAATTTGTTGTCGAAACTCACCGTACGCCGGGCTTTAAATGCCGGGAAGGTGCTGGGAAGCTTCTTCATGAGCAAGTGGACCAACAAACCTGTTCAATGGGGATATCCTATTTCCATTTCCTTTGAACCTACCACTTCCTGCAACCTGCGTTGTCCGGAATGTCCCAGCGGACTTAGGGCATTTACCCGCCCGACCGGTATGCTGGAACAGGATTTTTTCAGGAAGACGATCGATGAGATTTCAAAAGAGCTGTTCTACCTGATTTTTTATTTCCAGGGAGAACCTTACCTGAATACCGGTTTCCTGGACATGGTAAAATACGCGTCAGACAAAGGCATCTATACAGCAACTTCCACCAATGCACATTATCTCACAGACGCCAATGCTAAAAAAACGGTAGAAAGTGGGCTGGACAGGCTGATCATCTCTATTGACGGTACTACCCAGGACGTATACACGCAATACCGGGTAGGTGGCCATCTCGATAAGGTGATTCAGGGCGCCAAAAATATTGTGAAGTGGAAAAAAGAACTCAACTCCACCAAGCCTTTTGTATTCTTCCAGTTCCTGGTGGTGAAACCCAACGAACATCAGATAGAAGATATCAAACAGCTGGCAAAGGAAATCGGGGTAGACCAGGTACGGTTTAAAACCGCCCAGGTATATGATTATGAAGAAGGCAACCGCTTAATTCCGACTATCGATAAATACTCCCGTTACAAACGTAAGGAAGATGGTACCTATGCGATCAAAAATAAACTGGGTAACCATTGCTGGCGCCTGTGGCATTCTCCGGTAGTGACCTGGGATGGTCTGGTAGTACCCTGCTGTTTCGATAAAGACGCACAGCATCGCCTGGGTGATCTGAAAAAAGAATCCTTTAAAGCGCTATGGCATAATAAAGAGTATATCCGTTTCCGTAGTCAGATCCTCGAAACCCGTAAGAATATTGATATCTGTGCCAACTGTAGCGAAGGCACCAAAGTGTGGGGATAACCCGCAACAGCGATGAAAGTGCTGTGGATAAATAACAAAAATCCATCCGCAGCACTTTCATCGCTGCAGACAGATCTGTATTTGTTATGGGTAATTTTTTTCCGGCGGGAGCCTGTATGGCTACAGACGCATTTTTCATTATTCCGCTGCCGCTGCTTTCTTCTTTTTTCTCCGGTTGGTGACCCTGTTAAAGATATTAATACCCAATTGTACGCCCACAAACTCCAGGGCCGTCATTAAGGCGCCGGTAGCAAAGTTTTTGAACTTACCACTACCCCAGGCCATTTTAGCCACATTGGTCACAATATTCAGGGTACTGCTGTGTTTTCCACTGCCGGGGATCACAGCATTCAGGGCCATTTTTTTATAGTTATCCTTAAAATAATCTACCCGGTTGCCCAGTTCATCTTCCAGTTGCCTGGAGCGCATTTTCAAACGGGCAATTTCCATCTCCAGGGTCTCGAAGTTGGTGACTTTTACCTTACGCATGTGTAAACATTTTTCATAGTTGTCTATGCCTGGGTGGTGTTTTCTGTAGCTTCCTCATTAGGTACATATCCTGCCGTATTTTTCCGGGCAGGCTGGTTATGCAAGTGGCCGGACTGTTCATCATTTTCCGCAATCTCCTCTACCAGCTCCGTTATCAGCAACCGTGCAAGCGGCCTTTGAATCAGCTGCTTCCGGAACACCAGAATGATAATAAATAACAGCACAAACAATCCCGCTGCACAACTAAAGCCAATCGTAAAGCTGCCGGTCATTTCACCGATCCAGAAACCGACTACCATACCGAGAAATACGATCACAAAAAAGAACAGCAGGAAAGCCATCGTTATCGAGAAAAACAATCCCAATGCTTTCGATAGCTTTCCTGCTGCCTGGAGCTTAATCAGGTCCAGTCTGGTTTCCAGGTATTCCCTGGCTACTTTTCCCGTTTGGTTAAAGTAGTTGCCGAAATTATCTTCCATGCAAAGTAATTTAATCAAAGTAGGATGTTATGCCAACTCATTCTCTAATTCATCCTGAAACTGATCCTTCTTTTTTCTCAGTTTTTCTTTCAGCTTGTCTGTCTGGTCTCTGAATTTTTCTACCAATTCATCCTTTTTATCTGAATTCAGGAAATAACCTACAGCCACACCTACAGCAGCTCCAACAATAAATGATACCACGGCTTTTGAACTATTACTCATAACTAAGGTTTTTAAAGTGAGAGAATTAAGGTTTTCGTTTTGTACATAGCGTTCAACAAACATTATTCCATAAATGAAATGTTAAAGCGGTTTTTAAGGCTATTTCCCCCTAAACAACACGTCTGGTAAGGTTTTGTTTAATCTATGGCTATGCCTTGTCCGGTCGGTCTGTTTTTTGTCTATACCAATAAATTATACGATATTCTATCTATGAGCTATCTTGATAATGACCGCCTTAAGCAAATAGGATTTTTAATCCTCATTCTATTCCTGGGAGTAATTCTGTTTATGAAGTTATTCCTCTTCTTTCCGGGATTCCTGGGTGCAGTAACGCTGTATGTTATCAGCCGCAAGTGGATGTTTGCCCTGGTGGAAAAACGAAACTGGCGAAAAAGCCTGGCAGCCACCATAATAATGGTGCTATCCTTCCTCATTATCCTGTTGCCCATCGGCATGCTGGTAAACATGCTGACAGCCAAGGTTTCCTATGCTGCCAGCCATTCCGCAGAGCTGATCGAAGGGTTGAAACAGGTAAATAACCGCCTGCAGGATACCCTCGGTATTGAAGTGATGACCAATCAACGTTTACAGAAACTGCAGGAATTAATTACAGCAGGCCTTCCCGGTATCCTGGGCGCTACTTTTAATACCCTTACCGCTATCGCTATCATGTATTTCATCCTGTTTTTTATGCTGGTCAACGGCCGCAGGATGGAAGAAAAGCTCTATGAATATATTCCCCTGAAAGATGAGAATGTGGAAAGATTGGGTAGGGAGTTCAACACATTGGTAATTGCCAATGCTGTCGGAATTCCCCTGATTGCGATTGTACAAGGTATTATTTCCCTGATTGGTTACCTCGTATTTGGCGTACCGCAACCTATTTTCTGGTTTGTAGTCACCTGCTTTACGGCGATGTTGCCGGTAGTGGGTGCAGCAGCGGTATATGTACCCATGGGAATTTATCTGCTGGCTACCGGTAGCTCCTGGCAAGGTATTGCCGTATTGGTGTATGGATTTGGCGTGGTAGGTACTTCCGATAATATTGCCCGCTTTCTGCTGGCCAAAAGAATTGCAGATGTACATCCGCTGATAACAATATTCGGTGTATTGATTGGCGTTAACCTGTTTGGCTTCATCGGTCTTATTTTCGGACCGTTACTCATTTCCATGTTCATCCTGCTATTGGAAATATATAGTAATGAGTTTGTGGTAAAGAAAAGAGAGCTTCCTAAGCATAAGCCCGTGGAGTAGATATTAACGGTAGTAATTATTCTCCGCGATATAACTGATCACGCCATCCGGTACCATGAAACGTACCGACTTACCGGCTTTGATCCATTTGCGGACATCGGTAGCAGAAATATCGAGCATGGGCGCATCCAGCACTTCCAGCTGGGCACCGAAAGTATCGGTGATCTCGTGCCCTGGCCGGCGGTATACATAAATGGGGTAGTTCTTTACAATATGCTCATAGTTTTTCCACCGGGGCAGGTTTTGAAAACTATCGCTTCCCATAATGATGGCAAATTCCTGTGTAGGAAATTTCTCGCCCATATAAGCCAGGGTATCTACAGTAAATGAAGGACGGGGTAATGAAAACTCTATATTACTGGCGCGCAACCGGGGTTCATCTTTGATGGCCAGTTCCACCAGATGAAAACGATCATGCTCATTCAGTAATGTAGACGATGGCTTCAGTGGATTCTGCGGCGAAACCACCAACCATACTTTATCCAGGTCAGTATTGTAAGCTACATAATTGGCAATGATCAGATGCCCCGTGTGTATAGGATTAAAGGACCCAAAATACAAACCTATTCTCATGTTTCGTCGTATAAATTGCCAATGGCTATATCAATAATGCTTGTAAAAGTAGGTATTTCCATTGGGAACATGGTAAGAAGGTCTATTCCAACGGTTTAAACTGTTCAAACACCTGTCCGCATGATTTACAGAAATGAATGGCCCGGCAAAGCGTGGACCCGAAAGGAGAGCGCAGATAGGTGTACTCACTGCTACAATGCGGACAAGGGGTGTGTAACATTATTTCCGCCTTCATCTCCCCTTCTACTACCTGCGGAGGGGCAATACCAAAGTTTTTTAATTTCTCTTTCGCCGCAGGTGTTATCCGGTTACTTTCCCAATGTACCTGCTTGTCTATTTCTACGGTAACGGCTATACCGAGTTCTTTTTCTACTGTCGTTTTAATATTGTTTTGGATATAACTCACCGCCGGGCAGGCGGCAAATGTAGGTATCATCCTGATATGCACTACATCTGCCGTCTGATCGATGCTTACATCCGTAATCATGCCCAGATCCAGGACGCTCAGTACCGGAATTTCCGGGTCCATCACGCTTTCCAGGGCCTGATACACGGCTGCTATTGAAATTGTCTGTCCCATATTACTTACCATCTGGCCTCCGTATCCAGGTTAAACACTTCTCCCATCTCTGTCAGCAACGGCTGCAGGTATTCGGTATGAAATCCCTGCCGGCCACCATATACCGGCGTAATAGCGGATATATCCGGCATGTTCAGGGAAGCCTTTACCAATACCGGATAAATCCGGTCCAGCCAACGCTGGTATAACACGGCTTCACCCGGATATACCTTATCTGCGATCAGGGTCGCTTCATGTTCCGCAGATGGTTCAAAAACACCCGCTGCCAGCGCAATGGAGTGATTCAGCGCCGCCTGCATCCGGATATAACTTTCTTCTCCGGCTGTACTCAGCTGCATAATCCAGGCATTGGCATGCAGGGTATGATATTTCAGCTCCCCTTTTACTTTTTTACTCAGCAGCCGGAAAGGTTCAAAACTGCTTTCCTGCAAGCTTTCATAGCGTACCGTTTCTGCATGATCGAACAGAAAGTGCCGCATCAGGCTGAAATCATATTCCCCGTTTGGCATCTCTGTCAGGTGAGCGCATTTAAATGCTTTCTCCGGGCGCATGAAGGCAAACCGGTCCGGATCTTCTCCACCCAGGTCTTCGTGTAACGTACGGTATAATGCCCAGGCATGGCCGATTTTATCCTGCGCCATGGAAGAAAAGGCAATATCTTCTTCCATCACAGGGCCTAAGCCGGTCCATTCCGAATTCCGATGTCCCAGAATCAGTTCATCATCGGCCATTTTTATAATGAGGTCAGTAAGTGCTGCGTGATTCGTCATTTGGATTGTTTGAATTTATTGATCTTCTCCATCACTTTAAAACCGGATGCATCCCGATAGTTTTTTTCCAGGTTGTTGGCAAACATATCTTCATCTTCCACATCAAAAGCCAGAATATCGGCACTTCTTACTACCCACAGGTTGACACATTTTTTGCGCCGGGCAAACTGTTCTTTCGCAAATACCAGTGCCAGCTGCGGATCAGGAGCGTGGACACAGCCTACGTGTTCATGGTGCGCTCCTCTTTTTTCCTGGTGAAACACTTCGTAAATATTCCAGTTTTCTCCTTCTTCTACTTTTATAACCGCTGTGGCATCTCCCAGCTTCAATCGGTTGACACGCGGATCTAATGAATCGTTAGACATGAATAATTGAGTGGTTTAATAGCTATACTAGTTTCGGGGAGATGATCATACTGTGGAAATACCCGAATATGCCATTGATCCGGAAAACTAACGTTAAAATATATACGAATCAGGCAACCGGCAATGCCCGTTTCTCTGCCGGATTCATTAAAGCCTTACGTACCCAGCGGCCTTGTTCTTCTGCCCATTTACGTACCTGTAATCGTTCTTCATTACAAGGGCCGCCACCGTTGATAACCCGGAAGAATTCGTCCCAGTCAGGATCTGTATAATCCCAACGGTCTGTTTCCGGATTCTTTTTTAATGCAGCGTCGGGCAGTGTTAAGCCTAGCTCCCATATTTTAGGTACATACGCATTCAGGAACTGATTACGCATATCGTCATTGCTGGCC
Coding sequences within:
- a CDS encoding AI-2E family transporter yields the protein MKLFLFFPGFLGAVTLYVISRKWMFALVEKRNWRKSLAATIIMVLSFLIILLPIGMLVNMLTAKVSYAASHSAELIEGLKQVNNRLQDTLGIEVMTNQRLQKLQELITAGLPGILGATFNTLTAIAIMYFILFFMLVNGRRMEEKLYEYIPLKDENVERLGREFNTLVIANAVGIPLIAIVQGIISLIGYLVFGVPQPIFWFVVTCFTAMLPVVGAAAVYVPMGIYLLATGSSWQGIAVLVYGFGVVGTSDNIARFLLAKRIADVHPLITIFGVLIGVNLFGFIGLIFGPLLISMFILLLEIYSNEFVVKKRELPKHKPVE
- the paaD gene encoding 1,2-phenylacetyl-CoA epoxidase subunit PaaD, with the protein product MGQTISIAAVYQALESVMDPEIPVLSVLDLGMITDVSIDQTADVVHIRMIPTFAACPAVSYIQNNIKTTVEKELGIAVTVEIDKQVHWESNRITPAAKEKLKNFGIAPPQVVEGEMKAEIMLHTPCPHCSSEYTYLRSPFGSTLCRAIHFCKSCGQVFEQFKPLE
- the paaC gene encoding 1,2-phenylacetyl-CoA epoxidase subunit PaaC translates to MTNHAALTDLIIKMADDELILGHRNSEWTGLGPVMEEDIAFSSMAQDKIGHAWALYRTLHEDLGGEDPDRFAFMRPEKAFKCAHLTEMPNGEYDFSLMRHFLFDHAETVRYESLQESSFEPFRLLSKKVKGELKYHTLHANAWIMQLSTAGEESYIRMQAALNHSIALAAGVFEPSAEHEATLIADKVYPGEAVLYQRWLDRIYPVLVKASLNMPDISAITPVYGGRQGFHTEYLQPLLTEMGEVFNLDTEARW
- a CDS encoding glycoside hydrolase family 25 protein; this encodes MKRIWIGAVIILLAVAAFVWWRYREKHIVFVRYEEFGIDMPVNYKIHGIDVSKFQKDINWPAVKQMQVDKIRISFAFIKATEGITRQDIAFKHNWERAGKAGLVRGAYHFFYATRDPIKQAINFQNVVDLQSGDLPPVLDIETHNNQPAAVIRSTARIWLEEMEKAYKVKPIIYTNIHFYETYLGDEFDEYPLWLAHYYQKERPRSGRAWLFWQHSDIGRVNGIRTTVDFNVFKGDSTDLARLCIP
- a CDS encoding CAP domain-containing protein produces the protein MSIAVIPAFLIVTSCKKEAAVLPLTPVTTTADTVTVPENKVDRNALLQLVNGLRSRGCKCGGESMPAVSPLTWNGQLERAAYDHSKDMSLLQYFDHNGRNGSTPGSRLDVAGYKWMVYGENIATGNMDEQAVVLGWLTSPLHCKNMMDARFNELGAGRHDKMWTLELGSRSSGK
- a CDS encoding YybH family protein, with the translated sequence MRFILYLILLGTFAGWPLQKLQAQQDTRQQIATLLSVQSGAWNKGDLQTFMGTYWQSDSLLFIGKNGITYGWQATLDRYKKSYPDTTAMGKLDFKLLECKPLSKDVCLVIGRWHLERSIGDLQGHFSLVLKKINGVWKIIADHSS
- the nadD gene encoding nicotinate (nicotinamide) nucleotide adenylyltransferase, whose translation is MRIGLYFGSFNPIHTGHLIIANYVAYNTDLDKVWLVVSPQNPLKPSSTLLNEHDRFHLVELAIKDEPRLRASNIEFSLPRPSFTVDTLAYMGEKFPTQEFAIIMGSDSFQNLPRWKNYEHIVKNYPIYVYRRPGHEITDTFGAQLEVLDAPMLDISATDVRKWIKAGKSVRFMVPDGVISYIAENNYYR
- a CDS encoding YtxH domain-containing protein codes for the protein MSNSSKAVVSFIVGAAVGVAVGYFLNSDKKDELVEKFRDQTDKLKEKLRKKKDQFQDELENELA
- a CDS encoding 1,2-phenylacetyl-CoA epoxidase subunit B — encoded protein: MSNDSLDPRVNRLKLGDATAVIKVEEGENWNIYEVFHQEKRGAHHEHVGCVHAPDPQLALVFAKEQFARRKKCVNLWVVRSADILAFDVEDEDMFANNLEKNYRDASGFKVMEKINKFKQSK
- a CDS encoding SPASM domain-containing protein produces the protein MPDFNLNDTLNLLSKLTVRRALNAGKVLGSFFMSKWTNKPVQWGYPISISFEPTTSCNLRCPECPSGLRAFTRPTGMLEQDFFRKTIDEISKELFYLIFYFQGEPYLNTGFLDMVKYASDKGIYTATSTNAHYLTDANAKKTVESGLDRLIISIDGTTQDVYTQYRVGGHLDKVIQGAKNIVKWKKELNSTKPFVFFQFLVVKPNEHQIEDIKQLAKEIGVDQVRFKTAQVYDYEEGNRLIPTIDKYSRYKRKEDGTYAIKNKLGNHCWRLWHSPVVTWDGLVVPCCFDKDAQHRLGDLKKESFKALWHNKEYIRFRSQILETRKNIDICANCSEGTKVWG